CTCGTAGGCGCCCGTGATGTCCCGCTCGACCCGGCCGACCTGGAAGAGGTACGCCTTGCCTTCCTCGAAGAGCGCGTCCTCGACCAGGGCGCTGGTCGGGTAGTCCTTGCGCAGGATCTGGAACTCCACCGCCGCCAGCGGATACTCCTCCATGGACATGTAGGTCAGGCCCTTGCGGTACTGCGCCTCGTCCGCGAGGCTGTCGGTGGGGTTGTGGCGGACGAAGGTCTCGAAGGCCGACACCGCCTGCAGGTCCTTGCCGCGGTCGGCGTAGTACACGGCGCGCTCGTAGCTGCCCGCGGGGTACGGGTTCTTGCCGGCGCAGCCCGCCAGCAGCAGGGCCGCGGCCGCGGCGGCGAGGATGATCGACCGCCCCGCCGTCCGGTCGGAGACGGGGTCGGTTGCGCGCTTCGGTTCCACGGATTCCTCCCGG
The sequence above is drawn from the bacterium genome and encodes:
- the bamD gene encoding outer membrane protein assembly factor BamD — protein: MEPKRATDPVSDRTAGRSIILAAAAAALLLAGCAGKNPYPAGSYERAVYYADRGKDLQAVSAFETFVRHNPTDSLADEAQYRKGLTYMSMEEYPLAAVEFQILRKDYPTSALVEDALFEEGKAYLFQVGRVERDITGAYEARLHFLDFSQKYPGSRHMPEVVGYMQEISDLMVRKRLEQVRVYEQLKRYEAIAVVLDDVMEAEAASSLIPEVVWKRGRVAERLGDPDKAAAMYQRLIDQYRDTDYGPRAQKALRRLDGEDDAADSPEDG